The following coding sequences lie in one Chitinophagaceae bacterium genomic window:
- the ilvN gene encoding acetolactate synthase small subunit gives MSSLYTKQMEEDTERDFTLSVLTEDKAGLLNHITIIFTRRKINIKSLNVSSTEVEGVSRFTIVVFSTRERIEKIVKQIKKLVDVLGAFLYEDTQIHYQELALYKVPLKIFMGGDKIEKIVRDNNARILAIEEDYIIIEKTGHKNETSALFESLSPYGVLEFVRSGRISMSMSKRPTQTFLKELEEAKTNSIYQ, from the coding sequence ATGTCATCACTTTATACAAAACAAATGGAAGAAGATACAGAAAGAGATTTTACTCTTTCTGTATTAACAGAAGATAAAGCAGGATTGCTGAATCATATTACTATTATATTTACACGTAGAAAAATAAATATAAAAAGTTTGAATGTTTCTTCAACAGAAGTAGAAGGAGTAAGTAGATTTACTATAGTAGTATTTTCTACTCGGGAAAGAATAGAAAAAATAGTAAAACAAATTAAAAAATTGGTAGATGTTTTGGGAGCTTTTTTATACGAGGATACCCAAATTCATTACCAAGAATTAGCTCTTTATAAAGTTCCTCTCAAAATATTTATGGGAGGCGATAAAATAGAAAAGATAGTAAGAGATAATAATGCTCGTATTTTAGCAATAGAAGAAGATTATATAATCATTGAAAAAACAGGACATAAAAACGAAACCTCTGCTTTATTTGAATCTTTATCACCATATGGGGTTTTAGAATTTGTACGTTCGGGGAGAATATCTATGTCTATGAGCAAACGTCCAACACAAACCTTTTTGAAAGAGTTAGAAGAAGCAAAAACAAATTCTATTTACCAATAA
- a CDS encoding ABC transporter permease — translation MKALRLVLESFYFAAAALKTNLLRTILSLAGVTVGIFVIITVFTLVDSLEKSVKESFNFIGSDNLYVEKWPWGFSGNYPWWKYINRPQPTYEEYKFLESNLDFCKAITIISFADNVTTKKGSNSCRGNLQGVSYSHKNVYDIPIEKGRYFTELEADNASNVIVLGSKIAENLFKNEDPIKKRISIKGLKYFVVGVIKKEGESFIGNTSNDENMFMPIKSFKKIFFSNSYDGAYTFFAAKAKQEDIGMTELEGELRGLLRQKRTLKPQQEDNFAINRPEALASFFASIFSVLTIAGWVIGSFSILVGGFGIANIMFVSVKERTHIIGIQKSLGAKNYFILCQFLFESIFLSTIGGMTGLFLVYLITFIPIGSLSLQLTIGNALVGILVSSIIGIVSGIIPAFNASRLDPVIAIRTQ, via the coding sequence ATGAAAGCATTGCGTTTAGTACTTGAAAGTTTTTATTTTGCAGCGGCAGCATTAAAAACAAATTTATTACGAACAATACTCTCTTTGGCTGGGGTCACTGTTGGAATATTTGTAATTATTACAGTTTTTACTTTGGTAGATTCTTTAGAAAAAAGTGTAAAGGAGAGTTTTAATTTTATAGGATCCGATAATCTCTATGTAGAGAAATGGCCTTGGGGATTTTCAGGAAATTACCCTTGGTGGAAATATATAAATAGACCTCAACCTACTTATGAAGAATATAAATTTTTAGAGTCTAATCTTGATTTCTGTAAAGCAATTACGATTATTTCTTTTGCTGATAACGTAACAACTAAAAAAGGCAGTAACTCTTGCAGAGGGAATTTACAAGGGGTTTCTTATAGTCACAAAAACGTATATGACATCCCTATAGAAAAAGGAAGATATTTTACAGAATTAGAAGCCGATAATGCATCCAATGTTATTGTTTTAGGTAGTAAAATAGCAGAAAACCTTTTTAAAAATGAAGACCCTATAAAAAAAAGAATTAGTATAAAAGGGCTCAAGTACTTTGTTGTGGGAGTAATCAAAAAAGAAGGGGAAAGCTTCATTGGAAATACAAGTAATGATGAAAATATGTTCATGCCTATTAAATCATTTAAGAAAATTTTCTTTTCAAACTCATACGATGGAGCGTATACGTTCTTTGCGGCAAAGGCGAAACAAGAAGATATTGGTATGACGGAATTGGAAGGAGAATTAAGGGGGTTACTAAGACAAAAAAGAACATTGAAACCACAACAAGAAGATAATTTTGCAATTAATCGACCAGAGGCACTTGCCTCGTTTTTTGCTTCTATATTTAGTGTGTTAACCATCGCAGGATGGGTTATTGGAAGTTTTTCAATTCTTGTAGGAGGATTTGGTATAGCAAATATAATGTTTGTATCGGTAAAAGAAAGAACTCATATTATCGGTATTCAAAAATCATTAGGGGCAAAAAATTATTTTATTCTTTGCCAATTTCTCTTTGAATCTATCTTTTTAAGTACTATAGGAGGAATGACGGGGCTATTTTTAGTGTACCTTATCACTTTTATTCCAATAGGTTCTCTCTCCTTACAACTGACAATAGGAAATGCATTGGTAGGTATATTGGTTTCTTCTATCATTGGAATTGTTTCCGGAATAATTCCTGCATTTAATGCTTCTCGATTAGACCCAGTTATTGCTATTAGAACACAATAA
- the murB gene encoding UDP-N-acetylmuramate dehydrogenase — MYSIQERVNLFPFHTFHCHVFSKYFIEVKQEEDLNSILSSKIFSENPYFIIGGGSNILFLHDYEGIILKISLMGITLITEDSDTVVIKVGAGVIWDNFVSFCVKKNYGGIENLSLIPGTVGASPIQNIGAYGVEIKECIERVYALDVILQKECSFSAEECQFDYRNSIFKNSLKGKKIITKVLFRLSKKPKINISYPDVQKKLKERGILYPTLLDIRKAIIHIRTEKLPDPHVLGNAGSFFKNPIISFSDFQRIQKQYPDIIGYKQSHSFVKIPAAFLIEKSGWKGKRIGMVGTYPKQPLVIVNYDNATGKEIWDFARMIQKSVFDLFGIQLEPEVNIHYKTII, encoded by the coding sequence ATGTATTCTATTCAAGAGAGAGTAAATCTTTTTCCCTTTCATACATTTCATTGCCATGTGTTTTCAAAATATTTTATAGAAGTGAAACAAGAAGAAGATTTAAACTCCATTCTTTCTTCAAAAATATTTTCTGAAAATCCTTATTTTATTATCGGAGGGGGCAGTAATATTCTTTTTTTACATGATTATGAAGGGATTATTCTAAAAATATCTCTTATGGGTATAACATTAATTACAGAGGATAGTGACACAGTAGTTATAAAAGTAGGTGCAGGGGTTATTTGGGATAATTTTGTAAGTTTTTGTGTTAAAAAAAATTATGGAGGGATCGAAAATCTTTCCTTAATACCTGGTACAGTAGGAGCAAGTCCTATTCAAAATATAGGTGCTTATGGAGTAGAAATAAAAGAATGCATAGAAAGAGTATATGCTTTAGATGTTATTTTACAAAAAGAATGTTCTTTTTCGGCTGAAGAATGCCAATTTGATTATAGAAATAGTATATTTAAAAATTCTTTGAAAGGAAAAAAGATTATTACGAAAGTACTTTTTAGATTGTCTAAAAAACCGAAAATAAATATTTCTTACCCAGATGTGCAAAAAAAATTAAAAGAACGGGGTATACTATATCCTACTTTATTAGATATCCGTAAAGCAATTATACATATAAGAACAGAAAAACTCCCCGACCCCCATGTACTGGGAAATGCGGGAAGTTTTTTTAAAAATCCTATTATTTCATTTTCTGATTTTCAAAGAATACAAAAACAATATCCGGATATTATAGGATATAAACAATCGCATTCTTTTGTAAAAATACCAGCAGCTTTTTTAATAGAAAAATCGGGATGGAAAGGGAAGAGAATAGGTATGGTAGGAACTTATCCCAAGCAACCATTAGTAATAGTAAATTATGATAATGCTACGGGAAAAGAGATATGGGATTTTGCGCGTATGATACAAAAATCTGTATTTGATTTATTTGGCATCCAATTAGAACCTGAGGTAAATATACATTATAAAACGATTATATAA
- the rnc gene encoding ribonuclease III yields MVLRWMQLLGKRRTENEILFETTIKELIGEKPSNIELYKLSVLHKSISKIKTHHGITESNERLEYLGDAVLNMIVAEYLFNKYPFKNEGFLTQVRSRIVSREHMNIIAKKMRIHNLINIIDTSKNFLNTNIYGNTLEALIAAVYIDKGYNFCKKFIITKIIMPHVDTTQVIINNNHKGILLQWAQKHSTKLDFQMVESPHDRTSKRFKSLIILNNEEIGIGWGSNKKKAEQESSANACKKIQII; encoded by the coding sequence ATGGTATTACGATGGATGCAATTACTCGGAAAACGAAGAACAGAAAATGAGATACTGTTTGAAACCACAATTAAAGAACTTATAGGGGAAAAACCATCTAATATAGAATTGTATAAACTTTCTGTTCTACACAAATCTATTTCTAAAATCAAGACACACCACGGCATTACAGAGTCAAATGAAAGACTAGAATACTTAGGAGATGCTGTTCTTAATATGATAGTTGCTGAATATTTATTTAATAAATATCCTTTTAAAAATGAAGGGTTTCTTACACAAGTAAGGTCTAGAATAGTAAGTAGAGAACATATGAATATAATTGCTAAAAAAATGAGAATTCATAACCTTATAAATATTATTGATACTTCAAAAAATTTTCTAAACACAAATATTTATGGAAATACCTTAGAAGCTCTTATAGCAGCTGTTTATATAGATAAAGGATATAATTTCTGTAAAAAATTTATTATTACAAAAATAATAATGCCCCATGTAGATACTACACAAGTAATTATCAATAATAATCATAAAGGTATCCTTCTGCAATGGGCACAAAAACATTCAACAAAATTAGATTTTCAAATGGTTGAATCTCCACACGACCGTACTTCAAAAAGATTTAAATCTCTTATAATACTAAACAATGAAGAAATAGGCATTGGATGGGGAAGTAATAAAAAAAAAGCTGAACAAGAATCTTCTGCAAATGCTTGTAAAAAAATACAGATTATATAA
- the fabF gene encoding beta-ketoacyl-ACP synthase II, which produces MKFERVVVTGLGALTPIGNTIEEYWKGLSNGVSGASFITKFNAEKFKTKFACEIKNFDPLNHIDKKEIRKMDSYTHYAIVSSDEAIKHSFIDIDKINKDRIGVIWGSGIGGLKTFHDEVTEFARGDGTPRYNPFFIPKMIADIAAGHISMRYGFRGPNFATVSACASSSNAIIDALNYIRLGKADVFVTGGSEACINESGIGGFNACKALSERNQSPETASRPFDKERDGFVLGEGAGALILESLSHAKARGAKIYAEIIGAGMSADAYHLTAPHPEGIGAKSVLINAIQDARIKASDVDYINVHGTSTPLGDKAEIKAIQEVFQKHVYSINISSTKSMTGHLLGAAGAIESIASILAIMHQTIPPTINHFTDDEELDNKINFTFNSSQQRKVNICISNTFGFGGHNTSIVFKKFEK; this is translated from the coding sequence ATGAAGTTTGAAAGAGTTGTAGTTACTGGACTTGGAGCACTTACTCCGATAGGAAATACTATAGAGGAGTATTGGAAAGGACTTTCAAATGGAGTAAGTGGAGCTTCTTTTATTACAAAATTTAATGCTGAAAAATTTAAAACTAAATTTGCATGCGAGATAAAAAATTTTGATCCACTGAATCATATAGATAAAAAAGAAATCAGAAAAATGGATTCATACACTCATTATGCAATAGTTTCTAGTGATGAAGCAATTAAACATTCATTTATAGATATAGATAAAATCAACAAAGATAGAATAGGGGTTATATGGGGAAGTGGGATAGGAGGATTAAAAACTTTTCATGATGAAGTAACAGAATTTGCAAGAGGTGACGGAACTCCACGATATAATCCCTTTTTTATTCCTAAAATGATTGCCGACATAGCTGCAGGACACATTTCTATGAGATACGGATTCAGAGGTCCTAATTTTGCAACTGTCTCCGCATGTGCTTCTTCCAGTAACGCCATAATAGATGCCTTAAATTACATCCGATTAGGTAAAGCAGATGTTTTTGTAACAGGTGGTTCAGAAGCGTGTATTAATGAATCAGGTATTGGAGGATTTAATGCATGCAAAGCTCTCTCAGAAAGAAACCAATCTCCAGAAACCGCATCCAGACCCTTTGATAAAGAAAGAGATGGATTTGTACTTGGCGAAGGAGCAGGTGCTTTAATATTAGAATCTCTTTCTCATGCAAAAGCAAGAGGAGCTAAAATATATGCAGAAATTATAGGAGCCGGAATGTCTGCCGATGCCTACCATCTTACTGCACCCCATCCCGAAGGAATTGGTGCTAAATCTGTACTCATAAATGCTATCCAAGATGCTCGCATAAAAGCATCAGATGTTGATTATATAAATGTACATGGAACATCTACCCCTCTTGGTGATAAAGCAGAAATTAAAGCTATACAAGAAGTGTTCCAAAAACATGTCTATAGTATAAACATAAGCTCCACCAAATCCATGACAGGGCATCTTTTAGGTGCCGCAGGTGCTATAGAATCTATAGCTTCTATACTCGCTATAATGCATCAAACTATTCCTCCTACTATCAATCATTTTACAGACGATGAAGAATTAGATAATAAGATAAACTTTACCTTTAATTCTTCACAGCAAAGAAAAGTAAATATTTGTATAAGCAATACTTTTGGATTTGGAGGACATAATACTTCTATCGTATTTAAAAAATTCGAAAAGTAA
- a CDS encoding acyl carrier protein has translation MSQIEEQVKTIIVGKLGIEPSQVTIDANFANDLGADSLDIVELVMEFEHQFKITIPDNEAEKIKTVGEVVKYIQEHTSK, from the coding sequence ATGTCACAGATAGAAGAACAAGTTAAAACTATTATTGTAGGTAAATTAGGAATAGAACCATCACAAGTTACTATTGATGCGAATTTTGCAAATGACTTAGGGGCAGATTCATTAGACATAGTAGAATTAGTAATGGAATTTGAACACCAGTTTAAAATTACTATTCCTGATAACGAAGCAGAAAAAATCAAAACAGTAGGTGAAGTAGTAAAATATATACAAGAACACACATCTAAATAA
- the dnaN gene encoding DNA polymerase III subunit beta has protein sequence MKFTVLSTYIKKQLSLVIGPISNNPIMPVLENFLFEIKDGVLKTTATDTNTTMIVDSNVDTTEEGSIAVPAKIFLETLSNLPDQIITFSFDEISYNIEITTNDGGTYKLLGTNPQDYPKTIETTDTSTVMIYSTVLSKGIKTTKPMIGTDEMRPAMTGVLFKFQTNALTLVSTDGHRLIRYTRTDVTCESEGECIVQKKALDILKLPIEKTDVIIGFNDSCIIFKFQNIQMISRVINDKFPNYENVIPHNNDNIFTVNKTNFLGTLKRTFIYADTNTHLIRLNLTDNHMEISAENIDRSTEAKENLIVEHSGEDIEIGFNGKSLINIFEILDTDMVDFKMLNPSKAALILPLEQELNEDILILVMPVILNSNND, from the coding sequence ATGAAATTTACCGTATTATCAACATATATAAAAAAACAACTGTCCCTTGTTATCGGACCTATTTCTAATAATCCTATAATGCCCGTATTAGAAAACTTTCTTTTTGAAATAAAAGACGGAGTTCTTAAAACCACAGCCACAGATACAAACACCACAATGATAGTAGATTCAAATGTAGATACTACCGAAGAAGGATCCATCGCTGTCCCTGCAAAAATATTCTTAGAAACATTATCCAATTTACCAGATCAAATCATCACTTTCTCCTTTGATGAAATATCATACAACATAGAAATCACAACTAACGATGGAGGAACATATAAACTTTTAGGGACCAATCCTCAAGATTATCCAAAAACAATAGAAACAACCGATACTTCCACTGTAATGATTTATTCCACTGTATTATCAAAAGGAATAAAAACTACAAAACCCATGATAGGAACAGATGAGATGAGACCTGCCATGACAGGAGTATTATTTAAATTTCAAACAAATGCTTTAACACTTGTATCAACCGATGGACATAGACTTATTAGATACACAAGAACAGATGTAACATGTGAATCCGAAGGCGAATGTATCGTTCAAAAAAAAGCACTAGATATTTTAAAACTCCCTATCGAAAAAACAGATGTTATTATTGGATTTAATGATTCCTGTATTATATTTAAATTCCAAAATATTCAGATGATAAGTCGTGTTATAAATGATAAATTTCCAAACTATGAAAATGTTATCCCGCACAACAATGATAATATTTTTACAGTAAATAAAACGAATTTCCTAGGAACATTGAAACGGACTTTTATCTACGCTGATACAAACACCCATTTAATACGTCTAAATCTTACAGATAATCACATGGAAATATCTGCAGAAAATATAGATAGATCAACAGAAGCCAAAGAAAATCTTATTGTAGAACACAGTGGTGAAGATATAGAAATAGGGTTTAATGGAAAATCTCTCATAAATATTTTTGAAATATTAGATACTGATATGGTAGATTTTAAAATGTTAAATCCAAGTAAAGCAGCACTTATTCTACCTCTAGAACAAGAATTAAATGAAGATATCCTTATACTCGTAATGCCTGTTATTTTAAACTCGAACAATGATTAA